From the genome of Glycine max cultivar Williams 82 chromosome 2, Glycine_max_v4.0, whole genome shotgun sequence, one region includes:
- the LOC100790006 gene encoding subtilisin-like protease SBT1.1 codes for MIFRFRILILFLALMVTNSIAFADQQTYIVHMDQTKIKASIHTQDSTKPWFESIIDFISESSMQEEDEEDDNLAPQLLYTYETSMFGFAAHLSKKHLKYLNQVDGFLSAIPDELSTLHTTYTPHFLGLRNGRSLWSASNLATDVIIGVLDSGIWPEHISFQDSGMSPVPSHWKGVCEKGTKFSSSNCNKKLVGARAYYKGYEIFFGKKINETVDYLSPRDSQGHGTHTASTSAGNVVKNANFFGQARGTACGMRYTSRIAVYKVCWSSGCTNADVLAAMDQAVSDGVDVLSLSLGSIPKPFYSDSIAIASYGAIKKGVLVACSAGNSGPFPSTVGNGAPWIMTVAASSTDRSFPTKVKLGNGKTFKGSSLYQGKKTNQLPLVYGKSAGAKKEAQYCIGGSLDPKLVHGKIVACERGINGRTEKGEEVKVAGGAGMILLNNEYQGEELFADPHILPATSLGASASKTIRSYSQSVKKPTASISFMGTRFGDPAPVMAAFSSRGPSLVGPDVIKPDVTAPGVNILAAWPTKISPSFLMSDKRKVLFNILSGTSMSCPHVSGIAALLKSLHKDWSPAAIKSALMTTAYTLNNKGAPISDMASNNSPLATPFAFGSGHVNPVSASDPGLVYDISTKDYLNYLCSINYTSSQIALLSRGKFVCSKKAVLQAGDLNYPSFAVLLGKSALNVSVTYRRVVTNVGKPQSAYAVKLEQPNGVSVTVEPRKLKFEKVGQKLSYKVTFLSIGGARVAGTSSFGSLIWVSGRYQVRSPMAVTWQ; via the coding sequence ATGATCTTTAGGTTTAGGATACTTATCCTATTTCTGGCTTTGATGGTGACAAATTCAATAGCTTTCGCTGACCAACAGACATATATAGTACACATGGACCAGACCAAGATCAAAGCCTCAATTCACACTCAAGACAGCACAAAACCATGGTTTGAATCAATCATTGATTTCATTTCTGAATcttcaatgcaagaagaagatgaagaagacgaCAATTTAGCCCCTCAACTCCTTTACACATATGAAACCAGCATGTTTGGTTTTGCTGCCCATCTTTCCAAGAAACACCTCAAATACTTAAACCAAGTTGATGGTTTCCTCTCAGCCATACCTGATGAACTGTCAACCCTCCACACAACATACACGCCTCACTTTCTTGGCCTAAGGAATGGAAGATCACTTTGGAGTGCTTCTAACTTGGCCACAGATGTGATCATTGGAGTTCTTGATTCAGGAATATGGCCTGAACACATCAGTTTCCAAGACTCAGGCATGTCCCCAGTGCCTTCTCATTGGAAAGGTGTTTGTGAAAAAGGCACCAAGTTCTCTTCCTCAAATTGCAACAAGAAGCTTGTTGGTGCAAGAGCCTACTACAAGgggtatgaaattttttttgggaaaaaaatcaatgaaacaGTGGATTATCTTTCTCCAAGAGATTCCCAAGGGCATGGAACACACACTGCCTCAACTTCAGCTGGTAATGTAGTGAAAAATGCCAACTTTTTTGGCCAGGCTAGAGGCACAGCATGTGGAATGAGGTATACCTCTAGAATTGCAGTTTATAAAGTGTGCTGGTCTTCTGGTTGTACTAATGCCGACGTATTAGCAGCCATGGACCAAGCAGTTTCTGATGGTGTTGATGTGTTGTCACTCTCTTTAGGGAGTATTCCCAAACCTTTTTATAGTGATAGCATTGCCATAGCTTCATATGGGGCAATCAAGAAAGGGGTTTTGGTTGCTTGCTCCGCAGGCAATTCAGGCCCCTTTCCATCAACAGTTGGAAATGGTGCTCCATGGATCATGACAGTTGCTGCTAGCTCCACTGACCGAAGCTTTCCAACAAAAGTAAAGCTTGGAAATGGAAAAACCTTCAAAGGGTCATCTTTATATCAAGGTAAGAAGACAAACCAGTTGCCCCTTGTCTATGGAAAATCAGCAGGTGCAAAAAAGGAAGCACAGTATTGCATTGGAGGCTCCCTTGATCCAAAGCTTGTGCATGGGAAAATAGTTGCTTGTGAAAGAGGTATAAATGGTAGAACTGAGAAGGGAGAGGAAGTTAAAGTGGCTGGTGGAGCAGGAATGATACTACTCAACAATGAATATCAAGGAGAAGAGCTTTTTGCTGACCCTCATATTTTGCCAGCCACTTCCTTAGGGGCCTCAGCAAGTAAAACTATTAGAAGCTACAGTCAATCTGTTAAAAAACCAACAGCTTCAATTTCCTTTATGGGGACAAGGTTTGGTGACCCTGCACCAGTGATGGCAGCATTTTCTTCTAGAGGACCAAGCCTAGTGGGACCAGATGTAATTAAGCCTGATGTGACTGCACCTGGTGTGAACATCTTGGCTGCTTGGCCAACCAAAATTAGCCCAAGCTTTCTCATGAGTGACAAAAGAAAAGTACTATTTAACATACTTTCAGGTACTTCAATGTCTTGTCCTCATGTTAGTGGTATAGCAGCACTGCTCAAGTCTTTGCACAAAGATTGGTCCCCTGCAGCTATTAAATCTGCTCTGATGACTACTGCTTACACATTGAACAACAAAGGAGCTCCAATTTCAGACATGGCCTCAAATAATTCACCATTGGCTACCCCCTTTGCATTTGGTTCAGGCCATGTTAACCCTGTAAGTGCTTCTGATCCAGGATTAGTCTATGATATCAGCACCAAAGActacttaaattatttatgcaGCATAAACTATACCTCTTCTCAGATTGCTTTATTATCAAGAGGTAAATTTGTATGTTCTAAAAAAGCAGTTCTTCAAGCTGGTGACTTGAACTACCCTTCATTTGCTGTTCTATTAGGCAAAAGTGCCTTAAATGTTAGTGTGACATACAGGAGGGTTGTCACAAATGTTGGAAAACCACAAAGTGCCTATGCAGTTAAATTGGAACAGCCAAATGGAGTTTCAGTTACTGTTGAAccaaggaaattgaaatttgaaaaagtggGTCAGAAATTGAGCTACAAGGTGACATTTTTGTCAATTGGAGGAGCAAGAGTTGCGGGTACCTCATCATTTGGGTCACTGATTTGGGTATCTGGCAGATATCAAGTTAGAAGTCCTATGGCAGTGACCTGGCAATAG